The following is a genomic window from uncultured Hyphomonas sp..
CAGCGCGCGCCGAGAAGTATTTCAGGTCTTCCGAATAGGCCGCGAACAGGACCAGCGCACCAAGGCCAGCCGATCCGATGGCATATCCCTTGGTCACAGCCTTGGTCGTGTTGCCGACCGCATCAAGGGCATCCGTCGTGTCGCGCACTTCCGAAGGAAGCTCCGACATCTCAGCGATACCACCCGCATTATCCGTCACCGGACCAAATGCGTCGAGCGCCACGATCATGCCTGCCAGGGCCAGCATGGTCGTCGTTGCGATGGCAACGCCGTAAAGGCCCGCGAGGTTGTAGGTGGCAATGATGCCCGCAATGATCGTCAGAGCAGGCAGCGCCGTCGACTCGAGCGACACGGCGAGGCCCTGAATCACGTTCGTGCCATGGCCGGATTCCGAAGCCTTCGCCACGGACCGCACCGGACGGTACTTCGTCTCGGTGTAGTAAGCGGTGATGACCACAATCAGGCCGGTAACAGCCAGACCCAGCAGGCCGCAAAGGAACAGGTCCATCCCGGTGATCTCACCGGAAAGACCGAGCGCCGCGGCTGCGCCGTCAAGCGTACCAAAACCGGCAGGCAGTACCTGGCTGATCACCAGTGCCAATGCACCGATCGACAGGACACCCGTGACGATCAGGCCCTTGTAGAGCGCGCCCATCACGTCGGTCTTGCCGGGGCCGAGATTGACGAAATAAGTGCCGACGATCGAAGTGATGATGCACACGCCGCCAATGGCGAGCGGGAGCAGCATCAGGTCGCCCAGATAGCTGGCATCCGAGAAATAGATCGCGCCGAGGACCATGGTTGCGACCAGCGTCACCGCATACGTCTCGAACAGGTCAGCGGCCATGCCGGCACAGTCGCCGACATTGTCGCCGACATTGTCAGCGATGGTCGCAGCGTTGCGCGGGTCATCTTCCGGAATACCGGCTTCGACCTTGCCGACCATGTCGCCGCCGACGTCCGCACCCTTGGTGAAGATACCGCCGCCGAGACGGGCGAAGATCGAGATCAGGGAGGCGCCAAAACCAAGAGCGACGAGAGAATCGATGATTTCCCGCTTCTGTTCTTCTTCTGTCAGGCTGAGGCCCATGACCATGGTCAGGAAGCCATAATAGAGAACGATACCGAGCAGCGCGAGACCGACCACGAGCATGCCGGTAACGGCACCCGACTTGAAGGCCATCTTGAGTCCGGCATTAAGACCGGATTTTGCGGCTTCCGTTGTGCGCACGTTGGCCTGCACCGACACCTTCATGCCGATGAAACCTGCGGCACCTGACAGGACAGCGCCGACGATGAAGCCGAGTGGCTGCTGCCAGCTCTGGAATGCCAGTCCCAACAGGACGACAACCACAACACCAACAATTGCGATGGTGCGATACTGGCGGCCCAGATAGGCGTTCGCGCCTTCCTGGATAGCCGCAGCGATTTCGCGCATTCGCGCGTCACCCGCGGGGGCGGACTGGATCGAACGGGCCTGAATGAACCCGTACAAAACCGAGATTACGCCCGCTGCGAGAGCGAGATAATACCACATGAACCTTGTTTCCTTCCCTAGCCAAAACGAACCGGTTTTGCCCGGTTTCTTCCTGAGCTTTCTTTATTATGGGTACTTTGCTGCCACCCCCTGACGTTACGTGCAAGATGCCTCACGTTTCGAGCGAGTCAGACAAAGTCCAATTCAGCCATGCTCGAAGCCGAGAGTTTCCGGTAGGTTAACGACAACATCGTCCCTGATCACCGTCAGACCGCTTCCAGACGCGAATTGACCGATACGCGTGGCCTGAAACGCCTTTTCTGCCGCGTAAGAGAGAATCTGATGAGACGCCGCGTCAGGCGCCGCAAACAGGACCTGATAGTCATCGCCCCAGGACGCGAGCGCCAAACACTCTTCCAGGCTTGAGACTTCACCGGCAAAGGGCACAGCATCCAGATCGATCCTAACAGACAAGCCTGAAGCCTCTGCAAGCATACGGGCGTCGCCTAATAGTCCGTCGGAGACATCCATTGATCCGGTTGCGCAGGCACGAAGCAGCTCCGTGATCTCAATCGGCGCCAGTGAAGGCTCCCGGTAAACAGCGATATGAGGTTCGTCGAGGCGGCCTTCCCGAAGCGCCCGGTAGCCGAGACATGCCGCCCCGATCTGACCAGTCACCCAGAGCGCATCCCCGGCCGCTGCTCCGCTGCGCCGGATCGGGCCGTCCGGCCCACACTGGCCGGTCAGCGTCAGAGACAGGAACAGGCCCTGCGGGCTGACCGTCGTGTCGCCCCCAACAAGCCTGGCGCCCCAGCCGGCCAGTTCCTCGCCCAGCGCCGCTGCGAAGCGGGCGAGCTCCTCCTCCGGCCGACTATCCGGCCAGCCCAGCGTCAGCAAAGCCTCCAGCGGCCGTCCACCCTTGGCCAGCACGTCCGACACATTCGTCCGGACCAGTTTCCGGGCAACCGTCTCGATTGGGTCATCGGGAAGGAAATGCACCTCCTCAACGAGGGCATCGACCGTAGCGATCACCGGGCCTCCAGCGACAGAAAGTTCCGCCACATCGTCCCGCAACGCACCGGCCCCCGGCGACGACGCCAGAGGCTTGAAATATTTGGAGATCCAGTCGCGTTCGCCCACGCCTATTCAGCCGCCTGTTCTGACAGGGGCCGTTTCACGCCATCCAGCAGCACGCCCCAAACCGGGATGGATTCCCAATCTGCCCCCGGCGTGTCCAGAGGGTTTGCCCCGAGAATGGTGAAATCTGCGCGCTTGCCGGGTTCGATCGATCCGATTTCAGCCTCCAGGCCAAGCACGCGCGCTGCGTCGAGCGTGATCGCCTCGAGCGCCTCATGCGCACTGAGCGCCATTTCCGTCTCATAGACGCTGCCTTCGCGGGTCGCCCGGGTCATGTGCACGCCGGCGGCTCGCAGAGGGTAAGGCGGCGCCAGCGGCGCATCGCTGTGTACCGCCACAGGCACACCTGCGGCCGTCAGCGCGCCCAGCGGCGATATCCATTGTGCACGGACATCGCCGAGAGGACCGGCATACTCATTGGCCATGTAGAATACATAGTGGCTGGCAGCGGAGAGCTGCGCTTTCAGGCGCCCGGCCGTTTCCGCCTGCTCCGGCGAGAACAGGCCGCCATGCTCGATAACGAAACTGTTGCCGGGACCGTCATCACCTTCTCGAAGCGTCTCCAGCGCCGCGAGCGTAGCCCCCTGCGCCGCATCGCCATTGGAATGGATATTCACGCCCAGACCGGCATCCCAATAGGGCTGGATCGCCGATACGATCCCATCGGGGCCCGCCACCCACAGGCCTTCTGATCCCTTCGATTGTCCAGACAGGTAGCCCGGTGGAGACAAGCGCATGGTCTGACTATAGAAGGCGCCGTCAGTGAAAAACTTCACACGCGGCAGGACTGGCGCCGGCGTCTGGTGAACGCCGCTGACCATGTCGAGGACGGCCTGAACCTTTCCGTCTCCGAAGGTTCGTTCCAGCGAACGATATTCCGGCACCAGGTAGAGATGATATCCTGCCGCCTGTGCGCTGCTCCAGTTGGAACGGATATTCGCGTCCTCCATTTCCCAGCCGAACAGGCCGTAGGCCATCTCGGCGGTTGTCGTGACGCCCGCCTGACGCAGCATGGAAGAGAAGCCGTGAAAGCCCGCCGTGACATTCTCCGGCGCAAGGATCACGCCTGCGTACGCCTGGATGACCAGCAGCGCCGCGTCCTCATAGATGCGCCCAGTCAGCTCACCATTTTCATCCAGGTCGACGCCATGGAACGACTGCGCCAGCGCGGGCGTAAAGCCGGCCGCTTCAATTGCCGCGCTGTTCAGATAGAAATCGTGTGAGGAGTAATGCCAGACGATCAGCGGCTGGTCGGGCGCAATCGCATCGAGATCCGTTCGCGTCAGGTCACCATGCACGAGATTGTGGTAGCCATAGGCCACCACCGTTGCCTCGGGCTCTGCGTCTGCCACGATATCGGACAAGGCGCTCAGGAACGCATCCCGGTTCGGCAAACCGGCTTTCATCCCGTGAGGTGTGGCCATCGGCCAGGGCGGCGTAATCGGCAGATTATACTGCAGCGCACCCAGCACGACATGCACATGCGGGTCGATCAGGCCCGGCACGATGACGTCATCAGTAAACTCCGGGTCGACGGTCGCCGATGGCATCGCAGCCGTCAGGTCATCAAGCGTTCCTGTGGAGATGATCCTGTCGCCGGATACGGCGACGGCTTCGGCAATGTCACCCTCACGCGCCATGGTGACGACAGCGCGCGCCGGATAGATCACGACACCTTCACCTGCCGCCAGCTCCGCCGGTGATGGCGCCGCACATGCTGCGACCACAATCGCCGCTGCAAGCATCATTCGTTTCATGGGGCCCTCCTCCCAGTCTTTTGGAAGGGAGCGTGGCGCGCCCGGTGGCGCAATGCAAGCGCGATCAGAGGCCTTCGCGGCCGATGGCGTAGAAGCGATCCGCACGCTGGCG
Proteins encoded in this region:
- the thiL gene encoding thiamine-phosphate kinase is translated as MGERDWISKYFKPLASSPGAGALRDDVAELSVAGGPVIATVDALVEEVHFLPDDPIETVARKLVRTNVSDVLAKGGRPLEALLTLGWPDSRPEEELARFAAALGEELAGWGARLVGGDTTVSPQGLFLSLTLTGQCGPDGPIRRSGAAAGDALWVTGQIGAACLGYRALREGRLDEPHIAVYREPSLAPIEITELLRACATGSMDVSDGLLGDARMLAEASGLSVRIDLDAVPFAGEVSSLEECLALASWGDDYQVLFAAPDAASHQILSYAAEKAFQATRIGQFASGSGLTVIRDDVVVNLPETLGFEHG
- a CDS encoding amidohydrolase family protein, whose product is MKRMMLAAAIVVAACAAPSPAELAAGEGVVIYPARAVVTMAREGDIAEAVAVSGDRIISTGTLDDLTAAMPSATVDPEFTDDVIVPGLIDPHVHVVLGALQYNLPITPPWPMATPHGMKAGLPNRDAFLSALSDIVADAEPEATVVAYGYHNLVHGDLTRTDLDAIAPDQPLIVWHYSSHDFYLNSAAIEAAGFTPALAQSFHGVDLDENGELTGRIYEDAALLVIQAYAGVILAPENVTAGFHGFSSMLRQAGVTTTAEMAYGLFGWEMEDANIRSNWSSAQAAGYHLYLVPEYRSLERTFGDGKVQAVLDMVSGVHQTPAPVLPRVKFFTDGAFYSQTMRLSPPGYLSGQSKGSEGLWVAGPDGIVSAIQPYWDAGLGVNIHSNGDAAQGATLAALETLREGDDGPGNSFVIEHGGLFSPEQAETAGRLKAQLSAASHYVFYMANEYAGPLGDVRAQWISPLGALTAAGVPVAVHSDAPLAPPYPLRAAGVHMTRATREGSVYETEMALSAHEALEAITLDAARVLGLEAEIGSIEPGKRADFTILGANPLDTPGADWESIPVWGVLLDGVKRPLSEQAAE
- a CDS encoding sodium-translocating pyrophosphatase; amino-acid sequence: MWYYLALAAGVISVLYGFIQARSIQSAPAGDARMREIAAAIQEGANAYLGRQYRTIAIVGVVVVVLLGLAFQSWQQPLGFIVGAVLSGAAGFIGMKVSVQANVRTTEAAKSGLNAGLKMAFKSGAVTGMLVVGLALLGIVLYYGFLTMVMGLSLTEEEQKREIIDSLVALGFGASLISIFARLGGGIFTKGADVGGDMVGKVEAGIPEDDPRNAATIADNVGDNVGDCAGMAADLFETYAVTLVATMVLGAIYFSDASYLGDLMLLPLAIGGVCIITSIVGTYFVNLGPGKTDVMGALYKGLIVTGVLSIGALALVISQVLPAGFGTLDGAAAALGLSGEITGMDLFLCGLLGLAVTGLIVVITAYYTETKYRPVRSVAKASESGHGTNVIQGLAVSLESTALPALTIIAGIIATYNLAGLYGVAIATTTMLALAGMIVALDAFGPVTDNAGGIAEMSELPSEVRDTTDALDAVGNTTKAVTKGYAIGSAGLGALVLFAAYSEDLKYFSARAAEGSFFYGVSVDFSIANPYVVVGLLFGGLLPFLFGGMSMMAVGRAAQAVVEEVRRQFREMPGIMKGEVKPDYGRAVDLLTQAAIKEMIVPSLLPVLSPVVLFGVIFAIAGKGAAFAAVGAMLLGVIVTGLFVAISMTSGGGAWDNAKKYIEDGNHGGKGSEAHKAAVTGDTVGDPYKDTAGPAVNPMIKITNIVALLLLAVLASM